From the Candoia aspera isolate rCanAsp1 chromosome 3, rCanAsp1.hap2, whole genome shotgun sequence genome, the window CTCCTTTGAATTATTATACTGTAAGTTGTACAATTACTTACCTACGATTATTAGATGTCAGTTAGGCCTCAGGCTTTGAAACACTCCTGCTTTTTTCTTGTCCTCAAAGTCTTTCGCGAAGtcaaatgttttatagaaatctCTGTATTTGTTTTGCCTTCCTTGAATGAAAGCATACTGAAGAGAAAAGTTACCATTATAAGCCTTTACAACAGGTAATTCAATTAATACTGAACAAAAatagtattctttttttaaatgagaggAATGTCTATGAAAACACTGTGCTCATTTGCAGCCTAATTGTTTATAAAATGTTAGTTGAGAAAACAGTGCTGCAACTGATGGAAAAGGTGCACATCATTAAGGCTACAATCCTGTACCTATTTATCTgggacttacaggtagtcctcacttaacaaccctaattgggaccagaattcccatcgctaagcaaagtggttgttaggcgaaacatcatgtgactgcactgcttagcaatggcagttgcAGTAATCCCAGTTGCAGTTGCTAGGCAAGGACCTTGTGCTTCCCCTGCCCTGCCACGctcacctctgcttcaactccccccacccatctcctactcatctctgcccttttggccgccctgcgcTCCACCATCGCCACCTCCCCTGCCACCCCCCACTGCAGGCCCCACTTAAGCTGTCTCAGCCTCCCCCCCCGCCCCTAGGGGTCATGCATGAATGCTTGCCTCTGCCCCTTGCTCCTCCTCCCCAACTGTGGGCACCTGACAGGCCTGCAgcagagaggactacctgtaattttgcAGGTCTTgctcaaatatataaaaattacacttaagaatgaaataaagaaacGGGTTTGTATTGATTTTTAACCCAACAAGTCCTGACCTCCAAGAAAACCAGACTTCCTGTTACTAAAGTAACTCCTATCAGAAAATTCCTTCTTGCATATTTTCCCAGGAGGTCTTTCATTTGTGGCTTGGGCAACAAACCAGAAGACATCGTGATGTTTTCTcctaaaagagaaaagggaaattaAGGCTTTGCTATCATGATCATATCATTAACTCAACAAGAACAAAAATCACAGCCACAAAGAGTTCCCtataacagaaaaacaacaatCTTTTATAGAACTACCCAATTCTTTGgaaattctgttttatttgcaaGAAATACATAATGTGTGGTATTAGACTGGGGCTCTGTAAAGTTTTTGAAGGAGATGTTCAGCAATAGGCAAGACTGAGTATATAAAGGGCCACTGCCGAAACTAAAGCAACCAAGCTGCAAGGCTCCAGAAGCTGCACACAGCTGTTGCTATGTGCATATGCGCAACAGAAGCAGATGGGAGCAGTTTCTATAGCAGCTGTGCCACTTTGCAAATCAAGTGGCGGCCTTAACATTCCAACGACAATTGGTCCGTAGATGCTCCCGCCCTTTACAAAGCATCTCATTCTAAAGCTTTGCACAACCCTAAAGTGGATGCAGCCTGTATCCTTC encodes:
- the LOC134494398 gene encoding cytochrome c oxidase subunit 6C — encoded protein: MSSGLLPKPQMKDLLGKYARRNFLIGVTLVTGSLVFLEYAFIQGRQNKYRDFYKTFDFAKDFEDKKKAGVFQSLRPN